In Bombus huntii isolate Logan2020A chromosome 3, iyBomHunt1.1, whole genome shotgun sequence, a single genomic region encodes these proteins:
- the LOC126863943 gene encoding metabotropic glutamate receptor isoform X1 yields the protein MSQPFVQMLILLLSLHQLSVLSQSKAHSEREAVLIPGDIVLGGLFPVHEKGGASCGPSVYNRGVQRLEAMLFAVDQINKDKKILPGITLGVHILDTCGRDTYALNQSLHFVRASLSNLDISVLECADKSVPRVKKTASAGPIFGVIGGSYSSVSLQVANLLRLFHIPQISPASTAKALSDKTRFDYFARTVPPDTFQSIALVDVVKSANWSYVSTVYSEGSYGEYGIEVFTREATERNVCIAVAAKVPSAADDRVFDDIIQRLSKKPNARAVILFTRAEDARGILEAARRSNMTASSQPFQWLASDGWGRQIKLVEGLEEEAEGAITVELQSENIPGFDEYMASLTPDSNRRNPWFSEYWEEVFGCVLKKNIRLVGNQNSTMCSLKLRLTSETGYEQESKVQFVVDAVYAFALALHNLQRDVCTKTSGLCAAMANYDRALFYRNYLLNVSFTDTAGSEVKFDEHGDGLARYEILNFRKSATNGTNGYHYRVVGKWFNSLDIRTEELVWARGTKDLPISACSLPCESGMIKKQQGDTCCWVCDQCEEYEYVYDEYTCVDCGPGKWPHEDKRGCYELPINHIRWNSAFAIAPAVISCLGIVATLAVACLLFHHRDTPVVRASGRELTIILLAGVLVCYLNTFLLLATPTTVTCILQRFGVGVSFSAVYGALLTKTNRIARIFDSASRSAVRPRYISPASQVCIAAALIALQVVLTLVWMIIEPPGRRFSYPDRKQVILKCNIQDMSFLFSQLYNALLILISTVYAVKTRKIPENFNESKFIGFTMYTTCIIWLAFVPIYFGTGNAHETQITTLCVAISLSATVTLVCLYSPKVYIIVFQPDKNIRRKVTMGDKSKKQGSSAGTSSITKYTGCELTSESMPLQSALTAAVQTSVGVTEISLASNTSSKTNNEQVAQL from the exons ATGAGCCAGCCTTTCGTTCAGATGTTGATTCTGCTGCTATCACTGCACCAGCTATCGGTGTTGAGTCAATCGAAGGCGCACAGCGAGCGGGAAGCAGTGCTGATCCCTGGCGACATTGTTCTGGGAGGACTGTTTCCGGTGCACGAGAAGGGCGGCGCCTCTTGCGGGCCAAGCGTCTACAATCGAGGCGTGCAACGACTCGAGGCGATGCTGTTTGCCGTGGATCAGATCAACAAAGACAAGAAGATACTTCCAGGCATCACGCTGGGCGTACACATTCTTGACACCTGTGGCAGAGACACGTACGCGCTCAACCAGAGTCTGCATTTTGTTCGAGCATCTCTATCTAATTTGGACATCAGCGTGCTTGAGTGTGCGGACAAATCCGTGCCCAGGGTGAAGAAGACGGCCAGTGCTGGGCCGATCTTCGGCGTTATCGGAGGTTCCTATAGCTCCGTGTCGTTACAAGTGGCAAATTTGCTGAGGTTGTTTCACATTCCACAGATCTCGCCTGCTTCTACCGCTAAGGCGCTTAGCGATAAGACCAG GTTCGACTATTTCGCGAGGACGGTGCCTCCGGACACATTCCAATCGATCGCATTGGTGGACGTGGTGAAAAGTGCAAATTGGTCCTATGTCTCGACCGTCTACTCCGAGGGTAGCTACGGAGAATACGGGATCGAGGTGTTCACCAGGGAAGCGACAGAACGTAACGTGTGCATCGCGGTAGCGGCGAAAGTGCCTAGCGCCGCGGACGATCGTGTATTCGACGATATCATCCAGAGACTGAGTAAAAAACCGAATGCCAGAGCTGTAATTCTGTTTACCCGCGCAGAGGACGCTAGAGGAATCCTCGAAGCGGCCAGAAGATCCAACATGACAGCATCCAGTCAACCGTTTCAGTGGCTGGCTAGCGATGGCTGGGGTCGTCAAATCAAACTCGTAGAGGGTCTCGAAGAAGAAGCTGAAGGCGCTATCACGGTGGAGCTTCAGTCGGAGAACATTCCAGGCTTCGACGAGTACATGGCCTCCTTAACTCCGGACTCGAACCGTCGAAACCCTTGGTTCAGCGAGTACTGGGAGGAAGTGTTCGGTTGCGTTCTCAAAAAGAATATCAGGCTCGTAGGAAATCAAAATAGCACCATGTGCTCGTTGAAGCTTAGACTGACCTCGGAAACCGGATATGAGCAAGAGTCGAAGGTTCAATTCGTCGTGGATGCCGTGTACGCTTTCGCGTTGGCACTGCACAATCTTCAGAGGGACGTGTGCACGAAAACCAGCGGTTTATGCGCCGCGATGGCCAACTACGACCGAGCCCTATTCTATAGAAACTACCTGCTGAACGTGTCCTTTACAG ACACTGCTGGCAGCGAGGTAAAGTTCGACGAGCATGGGGACGGGCTGGCGCGGTACGAAATCCTCAACTTTCGGAAATCGGCAACTAACGGGACTAATGGATATCACTATCGG GTGGTAGGAAAATGGTTCAACTCATTGGATATTCGCACGGAGGAACTGGTCTGGGCACGAGGCACCAAGGATCTACCAATCTCGGCATGCTCGCTACCCTGCGAGTCAGGTATGATAAAGAAGCAACAGGGTGACACTTGTTGCTGGGTGTGCGACCAGTGCGAGGAGTACGAGTACGTCTACGACGAGTACACCTGCGTGGACTGTGGCCCGGGCAAATGGCCACACGAAGACAAGAGGGGCTGCTACGAGTTGCCCATAAACCACATCAGATGGAACAGCGCGTTTGCGATCGCGCCAGCGGTGATTTCGTGTCTTGGAATCGTGGCCACCCTTGCAGTCGCGTGTCTATTGTTCCACCATAGAGACACACCCGTAGTTAGAGCGTCAGGACGCGAGCTTACGATCATTTTGCTGGCTGGTGTGCTCGTTTGTTACCTGAACACGTTCCTGTTGCTAGCAACGCCTACTACAGTTACCTGCATTCTTCAGAGGTTCGGTGTGGGGGTGAGTTTCAGTGCAGTTTATGGAGCACTGTTGACCAAGACGAATAGGATCGCCAGAATCTTCGATTCTGCATCGAGGTCGGCCGTTAGGCCAAGATACATTAGTCCTGCGTCCCAAGTCTGCATCGCGGCCGCGCTGATCGCACTGCAG GTGGTTTTGACCCTGGTATGGATGATCATCGAACCACCGGGAAGAAGATTCTCCTACCCAGACCGCAAGCAGGTGATCCTCAAGTGTAATATCCAGGACATGAGCTTCCTCTTCTCCCAGTTGTACAACGCGTTGCTAATCCTAATCTCAACAGTGTACGCGGTGAAGACACGGAAAATACCGGAGAACTTCAACGAGAGCAAGTTCATCGGCTTTACTATGTACACCACCTGTATCATCTGGTTGGCATTCGTGCCGATCTACTTTGGAACCGGAAACGCACACGAGACTCAAATTACCACACTCTGCGTGGCGATTAGTTTAAGCGCCACGGTGACATTAGTTTGCTTATACTCGCCAAAGGTGTACATCATCGTCTTTCAACCGGACAAAAACATCCGCAGGAAAGTCACTATGGGCGATAAGTCTAAGAAGCAAGGGAGTAGCGCGGGAACCTCTTCTATTACCAAAT
- the LOC126863943 gene encoding metabotropic glutamate receptor isoform X3, producing MSQPFVQMLILLLSLHQLSVLSQSKAHSEREAVLIPGDIVLGGLFPVHEKGGASCGPSVYNRGVQRLEAMLFAVDQINKDKKILPGITLGVHILDTCGRDTYALNQSLHFVRASLSNLDISVLECADKSVPRVKKTASAGPIFGVIGGSYSSVSLQVANLLRLFHIPQISPASTAKALSDKTRFDYFARTVPPDTFQSIALVDVVKSANWSYVSTVYSEGSYGEYGIEVFTREATERNVCIAVAAKVPSAADDRVFDDIIQRLSKKPNARAVILFTRAEDARGILEAARRSNMTASSQPFQWLASDGWGRQIKLVEGLEEEAEGAITVELQSENIPGFDEYMASLTPDSNRRNPWFSEYWEEVFGCVLKKNIRLVGNQNSTMCSLKLRLTSETGYEQESKVQFVVDAVYAFALALHNLQRDVCTKTSGLCAAMANYDRALFYRNYLLNVSFTDTAGSEVKFDEHGDGLARYEILNFRKSATNGTNGYHYRM from the exons ATGAGCCAGCCTTTCGTTCAGATGTTGATTCTGCTGCTATCACTGCACCAGCTATCGGTGTTGAGTCAATCGAAGGCGCACAGCGAGCGGGAAGCAGTGCTGATCCCTGGCGACATTGTTCTGGGAGGACTGTTTCCGGTGCACGAGAAGGGCGGCGCCTCTTGCGGGCCAAGCGTCTACAATCGAGGCGTGCAACGACTCGAGGCGATGCTGTTTGCCGTGGATCAGATCAACAAAGACAAGAAGATACTTCCAGGCATCACGCTGGGCGTACACATTCTTGACACCTGTGGCAGAGACACGTACGCGCTCAACCAGAGTCTGCATTTTGTTCGAGCATCTCTATCTAATTTGGACATCAGCGTGCTTGAGTGTGCGGACAAATCCGTGCCCAGGGTGAAGAAGACGGCCAGTGCTGGGCCGATCTTCGGCGTTATCGGAGGTTCCTATAGCTCCGTGTCGTTACAAGTGGCAAATTTGCTGAGGTTGTTTCACATTCCACAGATCTCGCCTGCTTCTACCGCTAAGGCGCTTAGCGATAAGACCAG GTTCGACTATTTCGCGAGGACGGTGCCTCCGGACACATTCCAATCGATCGCATTGGTGGACGTGGTGAAAAGTGCAAATTGGTCCTATGTCTCGACCGTCTACTCCGAGGGTAGCTACGGAGAATACGGGATCGAGGTGTTCACCAGGGAAGCGACAGAACGTAACGTGTGCATCGCGGTAGCGGCGAAAGTGCCTAGCGCCGCGGACGATCGTGTATTCGACGATATCATCCAGAGACTGAGTAAAAAACCGAATGCCAGAGCTGTAATTCTGTTTACCCGCGCAGAGGACGCTAGAGGAATCCTCGAAGCGGCCAGAAGATCCAACATGACAGCATCCAGTCAACCGTTTCAGTGGCTGGCTAGCGATGGCTGGGGTCGTCAAATCAAACTCGTAGAGGGTCTCGAAGAAGAAGCTGAAGGCGCTATCACGGTGGAGCTTCAGTCGGAGAACATTCCAGGCTTCGACGAGTACATGGCCTCCTTAACTCCGGACTCGAACCGTCGAAACCCTTGGTTCAGCGAGTACTGGGAGGAAGTGTTCGGTTGCGTTCTCAAAAAGAATATCAGGCTCGTAGGAAATCAAAATAGCACCATGTGCTCGTTGAAGCTTAGACTGACCTCGGAAACCGGATATGAGCAAGAGTCGAAGGTTCAATTCGTCGTGGATGCCGTGTACGCTTTCGCGTTGGCACTGCACAATCTTCAGAGGGACGTGTGCACGAAAACCAGCGGTTTATGCGCCGCGATGGCCAACTACGACCGAGCCCTATTCTATAGAAACTACCTGCTGAACGTGTCCTTTACAG ACACTGCTGGCAGCGAGGTAAAGTTCGACGAGCATGGGGACGGGCTGGCGCGGTACGAAATCCTCAACTTTCGGAAATCGGCAACTAACGGGACTAATGGATATCACTATCGG ATGTGA
- the LOC126863943 gene encoding metabotropic glutamate receptor isoform X2, with translation MSQPFVQMLILLLSLHQLSVLSQSKAHSEREAVLIPGDIVLGGLFPVHEKGGASCGPSVYNRGVQRLEAMLFAVDQINKDKKILPGITLGVHILDTCGRDTYALNQSLHFVRASLSNLDISVLECADKSVPRVKKTASAGPIFGVIGGSYSSVSLQVANLLRLFHIPQISPASTAKALSDKTRFDYFARTVPPDTFQSIALVDVVKSANWSYVSTVYSEGSYGEYGIEVFTREATERNVCIAVAAKVPSAADDRVFDDIIQRLSKKPNARAVILFTRAEDARGILEAARRSNMTASSQPFQWLASDGWGRQIKLVEGLEEEAEGAITVELQSENIPGFDEYMASLTPDSNRRNPWFSEYWEEVFGCVLKKNIRLVGNQNSTMCSLKLRLTSETGYEQESKVQFVVDAVYAFALALHNLQRDVCTKTSGLCAAMANYDRALFYRNYLLNVSFTDTAGSEVKFDEHGDGLARYEILNFRKSATNGTNGYHYRVVGKWFNSLDIRTEELVWARGTKDLPISACSLPCESGMIKKQQGDTCCWVCDQCEEYEYVYDEYTCVDCGPGKWPHEDKRGCYELPINHIRWNSAFAIAPAVISCLGIVATLAVACLLFHHRDTPVVRASGRELTIILLAGVLVCYLNTFLLLATPTTVTCILQRFGVGVSFSAVYGALLTKTNRIARIFDSASRSAVRPRYISPASQVCIAAALIALQVVLTLVWMIIEPPGRRFSYPDRKQCTR, from the exons ATGAGCCAGCCTTTCGTTCAGATGTTGATTCTGCTGCTATCACTGCACCAGCTATCGGTGTTGAGTCAATCGAAGGCGCACAGCGAGCGGGAAGCAGTGCTGATCCCTGGCGACATTGTTCTGGGAGGACTGTTTCCGGTGCACGAGAAGGGCGGCGCCTCTTGCGGGCCAAGCGTCTACAATCGAGGCGTGCAACGACTCGAGGCGATGCTGTTTGCCGTGGATCAGATCAACAAAGACAAGAAGATACTTCCAGGCATCACGCTGGGCGTACACATTCTTGACACCTGTGGCAGAGACACGTACGCGCTCAACCAGAGTCTGCATTTTGTTCGAGCATCTCTATCTAATTTGGACATCAGCGTGCTTGAGTGTGCGGACAAATCCGTGCCCAGGGTGAAGAAGACGGCCAGTGCTGGGCCGATCTTCGGCGTTATCGGAGGTTCCTATAGCTCCGTGTCGTTACAAGTGGCAAATTTGCTGAGGTTGTTTCACATTCCACAGATCTCGCCTGCTTCTACCGCTAAGGCGCTTAGCGATAAGACCAG GTTCGACTATTTCGCGAGGACGGTGCCTCCGGACACATTCCAATCGATCGCATTGGTGGACGTGGTGAAAAGTGCAAATTGGTCCTATGTCTCGACCGTCTACTCCGAGGGTAGCTACGGAGAATACGGGATCGAGGTGTTCACCAGGGAAGCGACAGAACGTAACGTGTGCATCGCGGTAGCGGCGAAAGTGCCTAGCGCCGCGGACGATCGTGTATTCGACGATATCATCCAGAGACTGAGTAAAAAACCGAATGCCAGAGCTGTAATTCTGTTTACCCGCGCAGAGGACGCTAGAGGAATCCTCGAAGCGGCCAGAAGATCCAACATGACAGCATCCAGTCAACCGTTTCAGTGGCTGGCTAGCGATGGCTGGGGTCGTCAAATCAAACTCGTAGAGGGTCTCGAAGAAGAAGCTGAAGGCGCTATCACGGTGGAGCTTCAGTCGGAGAACATTCCAGGCTTCGACGAGTACATGGCCTCCTTAACTCCGGACTCGAACCGTCGAAACCCTTGGTTCAGCGAGTACTGGGAGGAAGTGTTCGGTTGCGTTCTCAAAAAGAATATCAGGCTCGTAGGAAATCAAAATAGCACCATGTGCTCGTTGAAGCTTAGACTGACCTCGGAAACCGGATATGAGCAAGAGTCGAAGGTTCAATTCGTCGTGGATGCCGTGTACGCTTTCGCGTTGGCACTGCACAATCTTCAGAGGGACGTGTGCACGAAAACCAGCGGTTTATGCGCCGCGATGGCCAACTACGACCGAGCCCTATTCTATAGAAACTACCTGCTGAACGTGTCCTTTACAG ACACTGCTGGCAGCGAGGTAAAGTTCGACGAGCATGGGGACGGGCTGGCGCGGTACGAAATCCTCAACTTTCGGAAATCGGCAACTAACGGGACTAATGGATATCACTATCGG GTGGTAGGAAAATGGTTCAACTCATTGGATATTCGCACGGAGGAACTGGTCTGGGCACGAGGCACCAAGGATCTACCAATCTCGGCATGCTCGCTACCCTGCGAGTCAGGTATGATAAAGAAGCAACAGGGTGACACTTGTTGCTGGGTGTGCGACCAGTGCGAGGAGTACGAGTACGTCTACGACGAGTACACCTGCGTGGACTGTGGCCCGGGCAAATGGCCACACGAAGACAAGAGGGGCTGCTACGAGTTGCCCATAAACCACATCAGATGGAACAGCGCGTTTGCGATCGCGCCAGCGGTGATTTCGTGTCTTGGAATCGTGGCCACCCTTGCAGTCGCGTGTCTATTGTTCCACCATAGAGACACACCCGTAGTTAGAGCGTCAGGACGCGAGCTTACGATCATTTTGCTGGCTGGTGTGCTCGTTTGTTACCTGAACACGTTCCTGTTGCTAGCAACGCCTACTACAGTTACCTGCATTCTTCAGAGGTTCGGTGTGGGGGTGAGTTTCAGTGCAGTTTATGGAGCACTGTTGACCAAGACGAATAGGATCGCCAGAATCTTCGATTCTGCATCGAGGTCGGCCGTTAGGCCAAGATACATTAGTCCTGCGTCCCAAGTCTGCATCGCGGCCGCGCTGATCGCACTGCAG GTGGTTTTGACCCTGGTATGGATGATCATCGAACCACCGGGAAGAAGATTCTCCTACCCAGACCGCAAGCAG TGTACGCGGTGA